Proteins encoded by one window of Cannabis sativa cultivar Pink pepper isolate KNU-18-1 chromosome 4, ASM2916894v1, whole genome shotgun sequence:
- the LOC115713931 gene encoding uncharacterized protein LOC115713931 isoform X4: protein MSGEPKREDPLAKATTAADDLYHLRDTYFPPNPDDKISKLQLHSDLALNLLDSIPSERKLPSQRATYEYLKGKILDVFSDYSKEAEDHLSKAVKLNPSLADAWLCLGNCIWKKGDLSAAKNCFTLALSKGPNKKILCQLSMLDRKMAQGSENQEELVEESIQHAKAAISLDVKDGNSWYNLGNAYFTSFVMTGAWDYSKLRQSLKAYQNAEKDERMESNPDLYFNCATVHKYLENYERALTGFEAAALKDPGLKAAEEVQQIVNLLDKIDNMLGYARAKRLASIAASLTTVIINSSYKRGTIDLLLEGLNKEVALVGKVLFFIKHEHASPSYYVICDSNKTCFILSVYGLRNDAIKEGDQVVLLQPFYRHTDFSWRGKSYQFKSIRVDFLEQIVVNGKALSPQQAVHTSIIAQHKP, encoded by the exons ATGAGCGGCGAACCGAAGAGAGAAGATCCACTGGCCAAAGCCACCACAGCAGCCGATGATCTCTACCATCTCCGAGATACGTACTTTCCCCCAAATCCAGATGACAAAATCTCTAAGCTTCAGCTTCACTCCGATCTCGCTCTCAACCTTCTCGATTCTATCCCTTCTG AAAGAAAACTTCCTAGTCAACGAGCAACATATGAGTATTTGAAGGGAAAGATACTAGATGTATTTTCTGACTATAGTAAAGAAGCAGAGGACCATCTCTCAAAAGCT GTTAAGTTGAATCCATCGCTTGCAGATGCTTGGCTGTGTTTAGGTAATTGTATTTGGAAGAAGGGAGATTTATCTGCAGCAAAGAATTGTTTTACTCTTGCATTGAGCAAG GGTCCTAACAAAAAGATCCTTTGTCAATTGTCGATGCTTGATAGAAAAATGGCTCAAG GTAGTGAGAATCAGGAAGAACTTGTAGAGGAAAGCATTCAACATGCCAAGGCTGCTATATCTTTAGATGTTAAGGATGGAAATTCTTGGT ATAATCTCGGAAATGCATATTTTACTAGTTTTGTCATGACTGGTGCTTGGGATTACAGCAAACTTCGGCAGTCTTTAAAGGCATACCAAAATGCT GAGAAGGATGAAAGAATGGAGTCCAATCCAGACTTATATTTTAACTGTGCCACT GTACACAAATATCTGGAGAACTATGAGAGGGCCCTCACTGGCTTTGAAGCTGCTGCTTTGAAGGATCCTGGTCTCAAGGCTGCCGAGGAGGTTCAGCAGATTGTTAATCTTCTCGATAAGATAGATAATATGTTG GGATATGCTAGAGCTAAAAGACTTGCTTCTATTGCAGCATCTCTGACTACCGTTATTA TAAATTCCTCTTATAAAAGAGGTACTATAGATCTTCTTCTGGAAGGTCTTAACAAAGAAGTAGCACTAGTGGGAAAAGTGCTATTCTTCATCAAACACGAGCATGCTTCTCCCTC GTACTATGTGATTTGTGACTCGAACAAGACATGCTTTATTCTATCAGTGTATGGTCTACGAAATGATGCG ATCAAAGAAGGAGATCAGGTTGTGCTATTACAACCCTTTTACCGTCACACCGATTTTTCTTGGAGAGGGAAG TCTTACCAGTTCAAATCAATTCGTGTGGATTTCTTGGAACAAATTGTTGTGAATGGAAAGGCTCTGTCTCCCCAACAAGCTGTGCATACCTCGATTATTGCTCAACATAAACCATAA
- the LOC115713931 gene encoding uncharacterized protein LOC115713931 isoform X2 produces MSGEPKREDPLAKATTAADDLYHLRDTYFPPNPDDKISKLQLHSDLALNLLDSIPSEERKLPSQRATYEYLKGKILDVFSDYSKEAEDHLSKAVKLNPSLADAWLCLGNCIWKKGDLSAAKNCFTLALSKGPNKKILCQLSMLDRKMAQGSENQEELVEESIQHAKAAISLDVKDGNSWYNLGNAYFTSFVMTGAWDYSKLRQSLKAYQNAEKDERMESNPDLYFNCATVHKYLENYERALTGFEAAALKDPGLKAAEEVQQIVNLLDKIDNMLGYARAKRLASIAASLTTVIINSSYKRGTIDLLLEGLNKEVALVGKVLFFIKHEHASPSYYVICDSNKTCFILSVYGLRNDAIKEGDQVVLLQPFYRHTDFSWRGKSYQFKSIRVDFLEQIVVNGKALSPQQAVHTSIIAQHKP; encoded by the exons ATGAGCGGCGAACCGAAGAGAGAAGATCCACTGGCCAAAGCCACCACAGCAGCCGATGATCTCTACCATCTCCGAGATACGTACTTTCCCCCAAATCCAGATGACAAAATCTCTAAGCTTCAGCTTCACTCCGATCTCGCTCTCAACCTTCTCGATTCTATCCCTTCTG AAGAAAGAAAACTTCCTAGTCAACGAGCAACATATGAGTATTTGAAGGGAAAGATACTAGATGTATTTTCTGACTATAGTAAAGAAGCAGAGGACCATCTCTCAAAAGCT GTTAAGTTGAATCCATCGCTTGCAGATGCTTGGCTGTGTTTAGGTAATTGTATTTGGAAGAAGGGAGATTTATCTGCAGCAAAGAATTGTTTTACTCTTGCATTGAGCAAG GGTCCTAACAAAAAGATCCTTTGTCAATTGTCGATGCTTGATAGAAAAATGGCTCAAG GTAGTGAGAATCAGGAAGAACTTGTAGAGGAAAGCATTCAACATGCCAAGGCTGCTATATCTTTAGATGTTAAGGATGGAAATTCTTGGT ATAATCTCGGAAATGCATATTTTACTAGTTTTGTCATGACTGGTGCTTGGGATTACAGCAAACTTCGGCAGTCTTTAAAGGCATACCAAAATGCT GAGAAGGATGAAAGAATGGAGTCCAATCCAGACTTATATTTTAACTGTGCCACT GTACACAAATATCTGGAGAACTATGAGAGGGCCCTCACTGGCTTTGAAGCTGCTGCTTTGAAGGATCCTGGTCTCAAGGCTGCCGAGGAGGTTCAGCAGATTGTTAATCTTCTCGATAAGATAGATAATATGTTG GGATATGCTAGAGCTAAAAGACTTGCTTCTATTGCAGCATCTCTGACTACCGTTATTA TAAATTCCTCTTATAAAAGAGGTACTATAGATCTTCTTCTGGAAGGTCTTAACAAAGAAGTAGCACTAGTGGGAAAAGTGCTATTCTTCATCAAACACGAGCATGCTTCTCCCTC GTACTATGTGATTTGTGACTCGAACAAGACATGCTTTATTCTATCAGTGTATGGTCTACGAAATGATGCG ATCAAAGAAGGAGATCAGGTTGTGCTATTACAACCCTTTTACCGTCACACCGATTTTTCTTGGAGAGGGAAG TCTTACCAGTTCAAATCAATTCGTGTGGATTTCTTGGAACAAATTGTTGTGAATGGAAAGGCTCTGTCTCCCCAACAAGCTGTGCATACCTCGATTATTGCTCAACATAAACCATAA
- the LOC115713931 gene encoding uncharacterized protein LOC115713931 isoform X1 encodes MSGEPKREDPLAKATTAADDLYHLRDTYFPPNPDDKISKLQLHSDLALNLLDSIPSEERKLPSQRATYEYLKGKILDVFSDYSKEAEDHLSKAVKLNPSLADAWLCLGNCIWKKGDLSAAKNCFTLALSKGPNKKILCQLSMLDRKMAQGSENQEELVEESIQHAKAAISLDVKDGNSWYNLGNAYFTSFVMTGAWDYSKLRQSLKAYQNAEKDERMESNPDLYFNCATVHKYLENYERALTGFEAAALKDPGLKAAEEVQQIVNLLDKIDNMLGYARAKRLASIAASLTTVIINSSYKRGTIDLLLEGLNKEVALVGKVLFFIKHEHASPSRYYVICDSNKTCFILSVYGLRNDAIKEGDQVVLLQPFYRHTDFSWRGKSYQFKSIRVDFLEQIVVNGKALSPQQAVHTSIIAQHKP; translated from the exons ATGAGCGGCGAACCGAAGAGAGAAGATCCACTGGCCAAAGCCACCACAGCAGCCGATGATCTCTACCATCTCCGAGATACGTACTTTCCCCCAAATCCAGATGACAAAATCTCTAAGCTTCAGCTTCACTCCGATCTCGCTCTCAACCTTCTCGATTCTATCCCTTCTG AAGAAAGAAAACTTCCTAGTCAACGAGCAACATATGAGTATTTGAAGGGAAAGATACTAGATGTATTTTCTGACTATAGTAAAGAAGCAGAGGACCATCTCTCAAAAGCT GTTAAGTTGAATCCATCGCTTGCAGATGCTTGGCTGTGTTTAGGTAATTGTATTTGGAAGAAGGGAGATTTATCTGCAGCAAAGAATTGTTTTACTCTTGCATTGAGCAAG GGTCCTAACAAAAAGATCCTTTGTCAATTGTCGATGCTTGATAGAAAAATGGCTCAAG GTAGTGAGAATCAGGAAGAACTTGTAGAGGAAAGCATTCAACATGCCAAGGCTGCTATATCTTTAGATGTTAAGGATGGAAATTCTTGGT ATAATCTCGGAAATGCATATTTTACTAGTTTTGTCATGACTGGTGCTTGGGATTACAGCAAACTTCGGCAGTCTTTAAAGGCATACCAAAATGCT GAGAAGGATGAAAGAATGGAGTCCAATCCAGACTTATATTTTAACTGTGCCACT GTACACAAATATCTGGAGAACTATGAGAGGGCCCTCACTGGCTTTGAAGCTGCTGCTTTGAAGGATCCTGGTCTCAAGGCTGCCGAGGAGGTTCAGCAGATTGTTAATCTTCTCGATAAGATAGATAATATGTTG GGATATGCTAGAGCTAAAAGACTTGCTTCTATTGCAGCATCTCTGACTACCGTTATTA TAAATTCCTCTTATAAAAGAGGTACTATAGATCTTCTTCTGGAAGGTCTTAACAAAGAAGTAGCACTAGTGGGAAAAGTGCTATTCTTCATCAAACACGAGCATGCTTCTCCCTC CAGGTACTATGTGATTTGTGACTCGAACAAGACATGCTTTATTCTATCAGTGTATGGTCTACGAAATGATGCG ATCAAAGAAGGAGATCAGGTTGTGCTATTACAACCCTTTTACCGTCACACCGATTTTTCTTGGAGAGGGAAG TCTTACCAGTTCAAATCAATTCGTGTGGATTTCTTGGAACAAATTGTTGTGAATGGAAAGGCTCTGTCTCCCCAACAAGCTGTGCATACCTCGATTATTGCTCAACATAAACCATAA
- the LOC115713931 gene encoding uncharacterized protein LOC115713931 isoform X3, producing MSGEPKREDPLAKATTAADDLYHLRDTYFPPNPDDKISKLQLHSDLALNLLDSIPSERKLPSQRATYEYLKGKILDVFSDYSKEAEDHLSKAVKLNPSLADAWLCLGNCIWKKGDLSAAKNCFTLALSKGPNKKILCQLSMLDRKMAQGSENQEELVEESIQHAKAAISLDVKDGNSWYNLGNAYFTSFVMTGAWDYSKLRQSLKAYQNAEKDERMESNPDLYFNCATVHKYLENYERALTGFEAAALKDPGLKAAEEVQQIVNLLDKIDNMLGYARAKRLASIAASLTTVIINSSYKRGTIDLLLEGLNKEVALVGKVLFFIKHEHASPSRYYVICDSNKTCFILSVYGLRNDAIKEGDQVVLLQPFYRHTDFSWRGKSYQFKSIRVDFLEQIVVNGKALSPQQAVHTSIIAQHKP from the exons ATGAGCGGCGAACCGAAGAGAGAAGATCCACTGGCCAAAGCCACCACAGCAGCCGATGATCTCTACCATCTCCGAGATACGTACTTTCCCCCAAATCCAGATGACAAAATCTCTAAGCTTCAGCTTCACTCCGATCTCGCTCTCAACCTTCTCGATTCTATCCCTTCTG AAAGAAAACTTCCTAGTCAACGAGCAACATATGAGTATTTGAAGGGAAAGATACTAGATGTATTTTCTGACTATAGTAAAGAAGCAGAGGACCATCTCTCAAAAGCT GTTAAGTTGAATCCATCGCTTGCAGATGCTTGGCTGTGTTTAGGTAATTGTATTTGGAAGAAGGGAGATTTATCTGCAGCAAAGAATTGTTTTACTCTTGCATTGAGCAAG GGTCCTAACAAAAAGATCCTTTGTCAATTGTCGATGCTTGATAGAAAAATGGCTCAAG GTAGTGAGAATCAGGAAGAACTTGTAGAGGAAAGCATTCAACATGCCAAGGCTGCTATATCTTTAGATGTTAAGGATGGAAATTCTTGGT ATAATCTCGGAAATGCATATTTTACTAGTTTTGTCATGACTGGTGCTTGGGATTACAGCAAACTTCGGCAGTCTTTAAAGGCATACCAAAATGCT GAGAAGGATGAAAGAATGGAGTCCAATCCAGACTTATATTTTAACTGTGCCACT GTACACAAATATCTGGAGAACTATGAGAGGGCCCTCACTGGCTTTGAAGCTGCTGCTTTGAAGGATCCTGGTCTCAAGGCTGCCGAGGAGGTTCAGCAGATTGTTAATCTTCTCGATAAGATAGATAATATGTTG GGATATGCTAGAGCTAAAAGACTTGCTTCTATTGCAGCATCTCTGACTACCGTTATTA TAAATTCCTCTTATAAAAGAGGTACTATAGATCTTCTTCTGGAAGGTCTTAACAAAGAAGTAGCACTAGTGGGAAAAGTGCTATTCTTCATCAAACACGAGCATGCTTCTCCCTC CAGGTACTATGTGATTTGTGACTCGAACAAGACATGCTTTATTCTATCAGTGTATGGTCTACGAAATGATGCG ATCAAAGAAGGAGATCAGGTTGTGCTATTACAACCCTTTTACCGTCACACCGATTTTTCTTGGAGAGGGAAG TCTTACCAGTTCAAATCAATTCGTGTGGATTTCTTGGAACAAATTGTTGTGAATGGAAAGGCTCTGTCTCCCCAACAAGCTGTGCATACCTCGATTATTGCTCAACATAAACCATAA
- the LOC115714602 gene encoding GDSL esterase/lipase 6: MDYQKRFYKYNSNYINVPLLLPLLLCILMGNNNNINNPWSFGLAASLSNNNNTNSSEVLSRTIFSFGDSLLDAGNNHFNKNCSSQADFPPYGSTFFHRPTGRFTNGRTVVDFISEYIGIDLQKPFLEAQMAVSNGTWKAYPSNGINFASAGSGVLGDTGSIFGVTSLQVQLQQFKMVVEQNHTDEKSIKNSLFFLESGSNDIYGYFLQFDNSSQKPEVFIQTMLTEVGKLVEQLYKLGARRIGLLSLGPVGCVPARVLIGGPTKKCYGKMNKMVKDYNKGLESLVKDIPIKYPNMVAIYGSVYDIVQRFRMVPSRYGFKNVSEACCGEGVLRGEVQCGREGYKICEKPEEYLFWDYFHPTEHAYKIISKALWTGTTLRIRPVNIKTLAYMTL, translated from the exons atgGATTACCAAAAAAGGTTTTACAAATATAATAGTAATTACATTAATGTACCATTACTattaccacttcttctttgtaTATTAATggggaataataataatattaataatccGTGGTCGTTTGGTTTAGCTGCTTCTTtatccaacaacaacaacactaaTAGTAGTGAAGTTTTATCAAGGACGATATTCAGCTTTGGCGATTCCCTTTTGGACGCCGGAAACAACCACTTCAACAAGAATTGCTCTTCTCAAGCTGATTTCCCTCCTTACGGCTCCACTTTCTTCCATCGCCCCACCGGCAGATTCACCAATGGCAGAACGGTTGTCGATTTCATTT cggaatatattgGGATTGATTTGCAGAAACCGTTCCTTGAGGCACAGATGGCGGTTTCCAATGGGACTTGGAAGGCTTATCCCTCCAATGGAATCAACTTTGCCAGCGCTGGCAGCGGTGTTTTGGGGGACACGGGCAGCATTTTT GGAGTCACCTCACTCCAAGTTCAACTACAACAATTCAAAATGGTAGTGGAACAAAACCACACAGACGAAAAGAGCATAAAAAACTCGTTATTCTTCTTGGAGTCAGGATCCAACGACATCTACGGCTACTTCTTACAATTTGATAACTCATCACAGAAGCCAGAAGTGTTCATCCAAACAATGTTGACTGAGGTTGGTAAGTTAGTTGAACAACTTTACAAACTCGGGGCTCGTCGGATTGGACTGCTTTCACTAGGGCCAGTGGGGTGTGTGCCCGCCCGAGTGCTCATAGGTGGCCCCACCAAGAAATGTTATGGGAAGATGAACAAAATGGTGAAGGATTACAACAAAGGTTTGGAAAGTTTGGTCAAAGACATTCCTATTAAGTACCCCAACATGGTTGCAATTTATGGCTCAGTTTATGATATCGTTCAGCGATTTCGTATGGTTCCATCGCGTTATG GTTTTAAAAATGTGTCAGAAGCATGTTGCGGCGAGGGAGTTCTAAGAGGAGAAGTTCAATGTGGTAGAGAGGGATACAAAATATGTGAGAAGCCAGAAGAGTATCTGTTCTGGGATTACTTCCATCCAACCGAGCACGCTTACAAAATCATTTCCAAGGCTTTATGGACAGGCACCACCCTCCGAATCAGACCCGTCAATATCAAAACTCTAGCCTACATGACCCTCTAG